The window TGAGTCCAAAGCACAAATCGTCGGCAGCAACCGCATTATTCAAGGCGTTGAATTCGACGCGCTTGGTCGGCGTGTCGCTTATTGGCTGTTTGACGAACATCCAGGAGCAAACGCCGCTTGGGGTTCGCTTCAGTCTCGCAGGGTCCCCGCAGAAGATGTGATTCATGTCTTCCTGCGAAAACGCCCAGGCCAGGCTCGCGGTTATAGCTGGCTGGCACCGGTCATCCAGCGCATGCGCAAATTCGACGAAATGGAAGACGCCGTGATGGATCAGGCGAAGGTCGCTGCCTGCTTCGCCGCATTCGTTACCAAAGACGAAAACACAGCCGCGCCAGGTGGCAAGAAGCCTCCACTTATTGATCGTGTTGAACCTGGGATTGTTCAGGAGTTGGGGTTTGGAGAAAGTGTCAGTTTCGGCACGCCTCCGACATTCAACGGCTACACGACATATTCCTGGCAGCAACTTCACGCCATGGCCGTCGGCTTAGGCGTTCCGTATGAATTGCTTACTGGCGACCTCAAGGGCGTCAACTTTTCGAGCGGGCGAATGGGGTGGTTGCACTTCGCTCGCCGGGTGGATGTTTGGCAGTGGCGGATGTTGATTCCTCAACTGTGCGATCAAGTCTGGCGCTGGTTTATGGAAGCTCAGGTACTACTGCCTGCCGGTGTCACCGACGACGTCAAAGCTTACTGGGTACCGCCGCGCCGCGACATGGTCGACCCAAAAGCGGAAACGGAGAACGTCATCACCCGCGTGCGCAACGGCCTGACCACCTGGCCTGATGCCCTACGCGAGCTCGGGATCACGGACCCAAAACGGCATGCCGAGCAGATCAAGAAATCGAACGAAATGATCGACAAGTACGGGTTGGTGCTGGATTGCGACCCGCGCCGAGTAGCGGCCGCAGGTTCGCCGAGTCAGCCACCATCAAACGAAGAGAATACAGACGATGCCAACTCCGAATCAGGTGATGACGCGAAAGACACATGAGACGCCGGCGTTCAGCCTTCGTGCGGCCGTACGGCCTGGCTCAGTCGATATCGACGCGCGAACTGTCGAACTGACCTGGACGACCGGCGCTAAAGGTCGGCGCTGGTCTTGGGACGTCGGCAGTTACATGGAAGAGCTGGATGTCAGCGACGGCGCAGTCCGTCTTGATCGGCTCAACAACGGGGCGCCGCTGCTCGATACCCATAACCAGTACCAGCTGAGTGCAGTTCTGGCTGTAGTGGAGAGGGCCTGGCTGGAGGGTGGCGAGGGTCACGCTCTTGTCCGGTTCAGCAAGCGTGAAGATGCAGACGTGGTCTTCAAGGACGTTGTCGACGGCATCCTTCGCAACATCAGCGTCGGCTACGCCGTTCACCGTTACGAAGTTGTCGATGAGGAAGACGACAAGCTACCCACGTACCGCGCTGTCGACTGGGAACCACTGGAACTCTCCCTGGTCCCGATCGGCTTCGACGATGGCGCAAAGGTTCGCAGCGCTAAAACCCCGGCCGAGTACGAAGGCCATCGATTCAACACCATTTTTGAAGTTCGGTCAGCTGTTGAGCCGACCGTAGAACCGGCCGCCGTGCCTACTATCCAAGAGGAAGATGCAATGACCGAAGAAGAGAAGCGCGCGGCCGAAGAAACGCTTCGCCGTGAAGCTGCTGAAGCCGAGCGCAAGCGTAGCCTGACCATTCGCACTATGGCCCGCAAAGTGGGGCTTGGTGACGATGCGGTTGTCGATGATCTGATCGACCGCGGTGTGTCGGTGGCTGATGCGAGCTCCGCACTGATCGACAAAGTTGCCGAGCGCCAGGCTGGTGGTCAGCCAGAAACCCGGAACAGCCAGCCAACCATTGTCGGTGGTGTCGATACCGCAGTGCTGATTGCAAAGCGTTCCGCGATGATGAACGCCCTCGACCACCGTTGCGCACCAACCACCATCAAGCTGGAAGAAGCAGGTCGCGAATTCCGTGGCATGCGTCTGGTGGACATGGCCCGCGAGTGCGTCGAAATGGTTGGTGGTAACACCCGCGGCTTGATGCCTGCGGAAATCGCCAAAGCAGCACTTGGTTGCGACCGTCAGGCCATGCGCTCCGCTGGCATGCATTCGACCAGTGACTTCCCGCTGTTGCTGGGTAGCACTGTGAATCGCACGTTGCGCGCAGCCTACGAGCTTGCCCCGCAGACCTGGCGTCCGCTCGGCCGACCTACAACCGTGCCGGACTTCCGTGCAGTA of the Pseudomonas sp. MAG733B genome contains:
- a CDS encoding phage portal protein, producing the protein MGMIDDLFPGFAAKRSEQRLKKARTDLALQMIERRFEGAAGGRRNDGWRATGADANVENAPALAILRNRARDQRRNNPFGERGITGIADNVAGVGIVPLPMAKRDRDNLRLVDLWKAWAETTDCDADGLDNFYGLQHMITEAVAESGECLVRRRRRFSSDGLPVPLQLQVLEADFLDESKAQIVGSNRIIQGVEFDALGRRVAYWLFDEHPGANAAWGSLQSRRVPAEDVIHVFLRKRPGQARGYSWLAPVIQRMRKFDEMEDAVMDQAKVAACFAAFVTKDENTAAPGGKKPPLIDRVEPGIVQELGFGESVSFGTPPTFNGYTTYSWQQLHAMAVGLGVPYELLTGDLKGVNFSSGRMGWLHFARRVDVWQWRMLIPQLCDQVWRWFMEAQVLLPAGVTDDVKAYWVPPRRDMVDPKAETENVITRVRNGLTTWPDALRELGITDPKRHAEQIKKSNEMIDKYGLVLDCDPRRVAAAGSPSQPPSNEENTDDANSESGDDAKDT
- a CDS encoding prohead protease/major capsid protein fusion protein translates to MTRKTHETPAFSLRAAVRPGSVDIDARTVELTWTTGAKGRRWSWDVGSYMEELDVSDGAVRLDRLNNGAPLLDTHNQYQLSAVLAVVERAWLEGGEGHALVRFSKREDADVVFKDVVDGILRNISVGYAVHRYEVVDEEDDKLPTYRAVDWEPLELSLVPIGFDDGAKVRSAKTPAEYEGHRFNTIFEVRSAVEPTVEPAAVPTIQEEDAMTEEEKRAAEETLRREAAEAERKRSLTIRTMARKVGLGDDAVVDDLIDRGVSVADASSALIDKVAERQAGGQPETRNSQPTIVGGVDTAVLIAKRSAMMNALDHRCAPTTIKLEEAGREFRGMRLVDMARECVEMVGGNTRGLMPAEIAKAALGCDRQAMRSAGMHSTSDFPLLLGSTVNRTLRAAYELAPQTWRPLGRPTTVPDFRAVTRAALGDIAALEKIKEHGEYQYGTLEEEGAPIKVAKFGKIIAITWEAIVNDDLGAFTRVPQALGAAAAQTESDVVWSLLLGNPNYTDGTPIFHADHGNLAASGGAINTTTLAAARAAMRKQKSKAGAFLNLSPEFLIVGPDKELEAYQFTSSNYVPAKNADINDSRNAALTVIVDARITGNQWYLYASPGVVDTFEYAYLEGEQGVFTETREGFEVDGMEIKARLVFGAAWIDFRPAYKNPGA